A genome region from Pseudomonas sp. N3-W includes the following:
- a CDS encoding asparaginase has translation MNLPKLAIAALGGTMSMQATHAGEGVIPTVSGETLLSAVPELSKMARVAVETLGLMPSASLNFEFLLSVLSWAKCQVEQGAIGVIITQGTDTLEETATLFDYLWDQDEPLILTGAMRSAAQAGADGPANLLDAGRVALAEKSRNRGVQVVMNGQIHQAKAVRKTDSLALQAFSSPIVGPVGMLLEGTVHYLREPSQRTLLPLPHMTTQNIAMLEVSLSADTLMLENILELGYDGLVIAGFGAGHVSESWVAVIEKIAKVIPVLIATRTGSGATARGSYGFIGSEMDLTRKGALMAGFLCPRKARILLWLLIGCERQGELASHLNNDIHR, from the coding sequence ATGAACCTCCCCAAACTTGCGATTGCGGCGCTCGGCGGCACCATGAGCATGCAAGCCACGCATGCCGGTGAAGGCGTGATTCCGACAGTCAGTGGCGAAACCCTGCTGAGCGCAGTACCTGAGCTGTCGAAAATGGCAAGGGTGGCCGTTGAAACGCTTGGGCTGATGCCAAGCGCATCCTTGAATTTCGAGTTTTTGCTGAGTGTTCTTTCGTGGGCGAAATGTCAGGTTGAGCAAGGTGCGATTGGCGTAATCATCACTCAGGGCACGGATACGCTGGAGGAAACGGCCACATTGTTTGACTACCTGTGGGATCAGGACGAACCACTGATCCTGACCGGCGCCATGCGTTCAGCAGCACAGGCCGGCGCTGATGGTCCGGCGAATCTGCTGGACGCAGGTCGCGTCGCCCTGGCTGAAAAAAGCCGCAACCGGGGCGTGCAGGTTGTCATGAACGGGCAGATTCATCAGGCAAAAGCCGTTCGCAAAACCGATTCTTTGGCATTGCAGGCATTCTCCTCCCCTATCGTCGGCCCCGTGGGCATGCTGCTGGAGGGAACGGTGCACTATCTTCGCGAGCCGTCCCAACGAACGCTTTTGCCCTTGCCACACATGACGACACAAAACATCGCCATGCTTGAGGTCTCCCTGTCTGCCGACACCTTGATGCTGGAAAACATCCTGGAACTGGGCTACGACGGGCTGGTCATTGCTGGTTTCGGTGCGGGGCATGTGTCAGAGAGCTGGGTTGCCGTCATTGAAAAAATTGCCAAGGTGATCCCCGTGCTCATTGCAACCCGGACGGGATCCGGAGCTACTGCTCGGGGTTCCTACGGTTTCATCGGTAGTGAGATGGATCTGACAAGAAAAGGTGCCTTGATGGCCGGTTTTCTCTGTCCGCGCAAAGCCCGGATACTGCTTTGGCTGCTCATTGGCTGCGAGCGACAGGGCGAGCTAGCGAGTCATCTCAACAATGATATTCATCGGTAG
- the zapE gene encoding cell division protein ZapE, which produces MTPLERYQADLKRPEFFHDAAQETAVRHLQRLYDDLVAASQNKPGLLGKLFGKKAQAPVKGLYFWGGVGRGKTYLVDTFFEALPFKEKTRTHFHRFMKRVHEEMKTLNGEKNPLTVIAKRFSDESRVICFDEFFVSDITDAMILGTLMEELFKNGVTLVATSNIVPDGLYKDGLQRARFLPAIALIKQNTDIVNVDSGVDYRLRHLEQAELFHFPLDEASQESLRKSFRALTPECTQAVENDVLMIENREIRAVRTCDDVAWFDFRELCDGPRSQNDYIELGKIFHAVLLSGVEQMSVTTDDIARRFINMVDEFYDRNVKLIISAEVELKDLYTGGRLNFEFQRTLSRLLEMQSHEFLSRAHKP; this is translated from the coding sequence ATGACGCCCCTAGAACGATATCAAGCTGATCTGAAACGCCCGGAGTTCTTCCATGACGCCGCCCAGGAAACTGCGGTGCGTCATTTGCAGCGCCTGTACGACGATCTGGTCGCGGCTTCGCAGAACAAGCCGGGCCTGCTCGGCAAACTGTTTGGCAAGAAAGCGCAAGCGCCGGTCAAGGGCCTGTACTTCTGGGGCGGCGTGGGTCGCGGCAAGACTTATCTGGTCGATACCTTCTTCGAAGCGCTGCCGTTCAAGGAAAAGACCCGGACGCACTTCCACCGCTTCATGAAGCGCGTGCACGAAGAAATGAAGACCCTCAACGGCGAGAAAAACCCGTTGACCGTCATCGCCAAGCGTTTTTCCGATGAGTCACGGGTGATCTGCTTCGATGAGTTCTTCGTCTCCGACATCACCGACGCGATGATCCTCGGCACACTGATGGAAGAGCTGTTCAAGAACGGCGTGACCCTGGTGGCAACCTCCAACATCGTGCCGGACGGCCTGTACAAGGACGGTCTGCAACGTGCGCGCTTCCTGCCGGCGATTGCGCTGATCAAGCAGAACACTGACATCGTCAACGTCGACAGCGGCGTCGATTACCGCCTGCGTCACCTCGAACAAGCGGAACTGTTCCACTTTCCGCTCGACGAAGCGTCCCAGGAAAGCCTGCGCAAAAGCTTCCGCGCCCTGACGCCTGAGTGCACGCAAGCGGTCGAAAACGACGTGCTGATGATCGAGAACCGCGAAATCCGTGCCGTACGCACCTGCGATGACGTGGCCTGGTTCGACTTCCGCGAATTGTGCGACGGCCCGCGCAGCCAGAACGACTACATCGAACTGGGCAAGATCTTCCACGCCGTGTTGCTCAGCGGTGTCGAGCAGATGAGCGTCACCACCGACGACATCGCCCGACGCTTTATCAACATGGTCGACGAGTTCTACGACCGCAACGTGAAGCTGATCATCTCTGCTGAAGTCGAACTCAAAGACTTGTATACCGGTGGTCGCCTGAATTTCGAGTTCCAGCGCACGCTCAGCCGTCTGCTGGAGATGCAATCGCACGAATTCCTGTCCCGGGCGCACAAGCCTTAG
- a CDS encoding tryptophan--tRNA ligase: protein MTTRTRILTGITTTGTPHLGNYAGAIRPAIIASRDSNADSFYFLADYHALIKCDDPLRIQRSRLEIAATWLAGGLDVDRVTFYRQSDIPEIPELTWLLTCVAAKGLLNRAHAYKASVDKNVETGEDPDAGITMGLYSYPVLMAADILMFNAHKVPVGRDQIQHVEMARDIGQRFNHLFGQGKEFFTMPEALIEESVATLPGLDGRKMSKSYDNTIPLFSSAKEMKDAISRIVTDSRAPGEAKDPDNSHLFTLFQAFATPAQSDEFRSELLQGLGWGEAKNRLFQLLDSELGESRDRYHQLIERPADLEDILQTGAKKARSVATPFLNELREAVGLRSFVNQVQVAATTKKKAAKAARFVSFREDDGSFRFRLLSADGEQLLLSRHFADGKAAGQVTKQLQAGQPLDVRSEDLSFSVWLQGECIADSPAFADSAARDVAIDALRVALTPVQE from the coding sequence ATGACGACTCGTACCCGTATTCTCACCGGCATCACCACCACCGGCACGCCGCACCTGGGCAACTACGCTGGCGCCATCCGGCCGGCGATCATTGCCAGCCGTGACAGCAATGCCGATTCGTTCTACTTCCTGGCCGACTACCACGCCCTGATCAAATGCGATGACCCGCTGCGCATTCAGCGCTCGCGTCTGGAAATTGCCGCGACCTGGCTGGCCGGTGGCCTGGATGTGGACCGTGTGACCTTCTATCGCCAGTCCGACATCCCGGAAATCCCCGAGCTGACCTGGCTGCTGACCTGCGTCGCCGCCAAGGGCCTGCTCAACCGCGCCCACGCCTACAAGGCTTCGGTGGACAAGAACGTCGAGACCGGCGAAGACCCGGATGCCGGCATCACCATGGGCTTGTACAGCTACCCGGTGCTGATGGCGGCGGACATCCTGATGTTCAACGCGCACAAGGTGCCGGTCGGTCGTGACCAGATCCAGCATGTGGAAATGGCTCGTGACATCGGTCAGCGTTTCAACCATCTGTTTGGCCAGGGCAAAGAGTTCTTCACCATGCCCGAGGCATTGATCGAAGAAAGCGTTGCGACGCTGCCGGGTCTCGACGGTCGCAAGATGTCGAAAAGCTACGACAACACCATCCCGTTGTTCAGCAGCGCCAAAGAAATGAAGGACGCGATTTCGCGGATCGTCACCGACTCTCGTGCACCGGGCGAAGCCAAGGATCCGGACAATTCGCACCTGTTCACCCTGTTCCAGGCCTTCGCCACCCCGGCGCAGTCCGACGAGTTCCGCAGCGAACTGTTGCAGGGCCTGGGCTGGGGTGAAGCGAAAAACCGCCTGTTCCAGTTGCTCGACAGCGAGTTGGGCGAGTCCCGTGATCGCTATCACCAGTTGATCGAACGCCCGGCAGACCTCGAAGACATCTTGCAGACCGGTGCGAAAAAGGCCCGTTCCGTGGCAACACCGTTCCTCAACGAGCTGCGTGAAGCGGTCGGCCTGCGCTCTTTCGTCAATCAGGTACAAGTCGCCGCGACCACCAAGAAAAAAGCCGCCAAAGCCGCGCGCTTTGTCAGCTTCCGTGAAGACGACGGCAGTTTCCGTTTCCGCCTGCTGTCGGCCGACGGTGAACAACTGCTGCTCTCGCGCCACTTCGCCGACGGTAAAGCGGCAGGCCAGGTGACCAAGCAATTGCAAGCCGGCCAGCCGCTGGACGTGCGCAGCGAAGACCTGAGCTTCAGCGTGTGGCTGCAAGGCGAGTGCATCGCCGATAGCCCTGCTTTCGCTGACAGCGCTGCTCGTGACGTTGCCATCGACGCGCTGCGTGTAGCCCTGACACCGGTTCAGGAATAA
- a CDS encoding alpha/beta hydrolase produces the protein MRETPVVIDGPVGQLEALYLDNEQPRGLALICHPNPVQGGTMLNKVVSTLQRTARDAGLITLRFNYRGVGASEGTHDMGTGEVDDAQAAAQWLRARHPELPLTLFGFSFGGFVAASLGGRLEAKGEQLKHLFMVAPAVMRLGDHDQLPQHGKLTLIQPETDEVIDPQLVYQWSDKLERPHELLKVAECGHFFHGKLTDLKDLILPRLSN, from the coding sequence ATGCGCGAAACCCCTGTAGTGATTGATGGCCCGGTCGGCCAACTGGAAGCTTTGTACCTGGACAACGAGCAGCCCCGCGGTCTGGCGCTGATTTGCCACCCCAACCCGGTGCAGGGCGGGACCATGCTCAACAAAGTCGTATCGACCTTGCAGCGTACTGCTCGCGACGCCGGGTTGATTACCTTGCGTTTCAACTACCGCGGTGTCGGCGCCAGCGAAGGCACCCACGACATGGGCACTGGCGAAGTCGATGATGCTCAGGCAGCCGCCCAATGGTTGCGGGCAAGGCACCCCGAATTGCCGCTGACGCTGTTTGGTTTCTCCTTCGGCGGTTTTGTTGCAGCAAGTCTCGGCGGCCGCCTGGAAGCCAAGGGCGAACAGCTCAAGCACTTGTTCATGGTCGCGCCTGCAGTCATGCGCCTGGGTGATCATGATCAACTGCCGCAACACGGTAAGCTGACCCTGATCCAGCCGGAAACCGACGAAGTCATCGATCCGCAGCTGGTCTACCAATGGTCCGACAAGCTCGAACGTCCCCATGAGCTGCTGAAAGTGGCAGAATGCGGACACTTTTTTCATGGCAAGCTGACCGATCTCAAGGATCTGATCCTGCCGCGTCTTTCGAATTGA
- a CDS encoding YhcB family protein, whose protein sequence is MEHSLLVWLLPTLALVVGVAVGFLIARLVPNAAPNRTQRQLDDIQERFDSYQNEVVTHFNSTATLVKKLTASYQEVQDHLAEGANRLALDEQTRQRLLAALHADAAVAPRERLTPPRNQEPPRDYAPKAPNAPGMLDEQYGLKK, encoded by the coding sequence GTGGAACACTCGCTCTTAGTTTGGTTGTTGCCGACTCTTGCCCTGGTTGTGGGTGTCGCCGTTGGTTTCCTGATCGCTCGCCTGGTGCCGAATGCCGCGCCTAACCGCACGCAACGTCAGCTGGACGACATTCAGGAACGTTTCGACAGTTATCAGAATGAAGTGGTGACCCACTTCAACAGCACTGCAACGCTGGTCAAGAAACTGACTGCCAGCTATCAGGAAGTGCAGGATCATCTCGCCGAGGGTGCCAATCGCCTGGCCCTGGATGAGCAGACTCGCCAACGCCTGCTGGCCGCCCTGCATGCCGACGCAGCCGTTGCCCCACGCGAACGCCTGACACCACCACGCAATCAGGAGCCACCACGCGATTACGCGCCAAAAGCCCCAAACGCCCCGGGCATGCTTGATGAGCAGTATGGTTTGAAGAAGTAA
- a CDS encoding OmpA family protein, with protein sequence MFTTPRLIIVATAVAMLAGCASPNPYDNQGQADSGVSKTAKYGGLGALAGALAGAAIDHNNRGKGALIGAAVVGASAAGYGYYADQQEKKLRASMANTGVEVQRQGDQIKLIMPGNITFATDSANIAPSFYQPLNNLAGSLREFSQNQIEIVGYTDSTGSRAHNMDLSQRRAQSVATYLTSQGVSGANLSAVGAGPDNPIASNGDVNGRAQNRRVEVNLKAIPGQQYQQPGQPVQQQYQQQGQPVQQYQQQGQQYQQYP encoded by the coding sequence ATGTTCACCACGCCTCGTTTGATTATTGTTGCTACCGCTGTGGCCATGCTGGCCGGGTGCGCTTCACCCAATCCTTATGACAATCAGGGTCAGGCTGATTCCGGCGTGAGCAAGACCGCCAAGTACGGCGGCCTTGGCGCATTGGCTGGTGCACTGGCCGGTGCGGCCATCGACCACAACAACCGTGGCAAGGGCGCGTTGATTGGCGCTGCGGTAGTGGGCGCCTCCGCTGCCGGTTACGGTTATTACGCCGATCAGCAAGAGAAAAAACTGCGCGCCAGCATGGCCAATACGGGCGTCGAGGTGCAGCGTCAGGGCGATCAGATCAAGTTGATCATGCCGGGCAACATCACCTTCGCCACCGATTCGGCGAACATCGCTCCAAGTTTCTATCAGCCACTGAACAACCTGGCAGGCTCGCTTCGTGAGTTCAGCCAAAACCAGATCGAGATCGTCGGCTACACCGACAGCACCGGCAGCCGCGCGCATAACATGGACCTGTCCCAACGTCGCGCCCAGAGCGTTGCGACCTATCTGACGTCGCAGGGTGTCAGCGGTGCGAATCTTTCCGCGGTCGGTGCCGGGCCGGATAACCCGATTGCCAGCAACGGCGACGTCAATGGCCGGGCGCAGAACCGCCGGGTTGAGGTCAATCTGAAGGCGATTCCGGGTCAGCAATATCAACAACCGGGTCAGCCGGTTCAACAGCAGTACCAGCAGCAAGGCCAGCCGGTGCAGCAGTATCAGCAACAAGGTCAGCAATACCAGCAGTACCCGTAA
- a CDS encoding MBL fold metallo-hydrolase, with amino-acid sequence MSPQSALIRETFPVGPLQCNCTIIGDPITKKAIVVDPGGNHELILARLDALGLKVVSIIHTHAHLDHFLASGQLKEKTGATLHLHKEDQFLWDNLEMQCQMFGVPYTPVPAPDRWLADDEELACGCGVAIHTPGHTPGSMSFWFAEAKLLIAGDTLFRRGVGRTDLWGGDQATIVRSIKQRLYTLDEEATVVTGHGPDTCLGDEMRENPFVRA; translated from the coding sequence ATGTCCCCGCAATCCGCTCTCATCCGCGAAACTTTTCCCGTCGGCCCGCTCCAGTGCAACTGCACCATCATCGGCGATCCCATCACCAAAAAAGCGATCGTCGTCGATCCGGGCGGTAATCACGAGCTGATCCTCGCGCGCCTCGACGCCTTGGGGCTGAAGGTGGTCAGCATTATCCACACCCACGCGCATCTGGATCACTTCCTGGCTTCCGGTCAATTGAAGGAGAAAACCGGCGCGACCTTGCACCTGCACAAAGAAGATCAGTTCCTCTGGGACAACCTGGAGATGCAATGCCAGATGTTCGGTGTGCCGTACACACCTGTTCCGGCCCCGGATCGCTGGCTGGCGGACGATGAGGAACTGGCCTGCGGCTGTGGCGTGGCCATTCACACGCCGGGTCATACGCCAGGTTCCATGAGCTTTTGGTTTGCAGAGGCTAAGCTGCTGATTGCCGGTGATACGTTGTTTCGTCGCGGTGTAGGGCGCACGGATCTGTGGGGTGGCGATCAGGCCACGATTGTGCGGTCGATCAAGCAGCGCTTGTATACCCTCGACGAAGAAGCAACCGTGGTCACCGGGCATGGCCCGGATACTTGTCTGGGCGATGAAATGCGCGAAAACCCTTTTGTCAGAGCATGA
- a CDS encoding LuxR C-terminal-related transcriptional regulator, whose protein sequence is MTDLSPIAGPARISVATVDGRFFRPPLPDGHVLRPRLCERLSAGLSGRLLLVSAPAGFGKSSLAVEFCQGLPDHWQSLWLGLSPRDNDPGRFLERLLEGLQDYFPQLGSQALGLLKMRQRHQPFAFEEWLDGLLDELAVHLSVSTPLLLVLDDYHLAQGPVLDRCLQFFLNHLPDGLLVMVTSRQRPDWHLARLRLSRQLLELHEQDLRLTHDEALSLLDRHSSSLRGEALENLIQRSEGWVAGLRFWLLAASEAGTDGVLAQSLNGGEGLIRDYLLEEVIDCLPAEVQAFLYDTASQERFCSELCDAVREAHDSAEILRFLLAHQVFLVPLDEQGHWYRYHHLFSDLLRTRPTTKAIVPAASLHLRACRWFNGQGLLDEAVEQALRAGHLDVAANLVQNLSEEQLLAEQNIGMLLRWKMDLPDSLLISTPRLIVLYSWALGLACQLDAAEELANHLSRFLPAPSATAQKSMLAQWLALSGIIARGRGHRELTLRYCTEALESLPAKRYGQRLMCLSTLSNLAIADGDLWRARGLNRDSLELAQRVGNPLFEALAHYDRARVLQARGEILRSLDEVRQGLQRLQGLSPQRLYAVRARLILYEGFLLSMRLQPQAARLRLQAGLSEARACRDISVLIGHCVIARIEGSTGEFARAFAELAEAERLMHIWDVPPIYYLAMITLVKCELWLAQGRIDLAEAWLARLGQTYNGERPAAPPEFHPQLPLHIELQQALLEVIQGQPMRAEGRLNTLLEHGQQTGRQMLSVMALAQKVTLLLAGGREPEARKALAQALEVAAGGVLQPFDTLLAAHPDWLRAQLQQGVSTPVAQSLLEQLPAITPRPILESPVGAEHLSTRELAVLRLIAQGCSNQEISDQLFISLHTVKTHASHINSKLGVERRTQAVARAKELGVLG, encoded by the coding sequence ATGACTGATCTGTCCCCGATTGCGGGTCCTGCACGTATTAGCGTCGCAACAGTGGACGGGCGTTTTTTTCGCCCGCCGTTGCCTGACGGCCACGTACTGCGGCCTCGTTTGTGCGAGCGCCTGAGTGCCGGGCTCAGTGGCCGGCTATTGCTGGTGAGTGCTCCGGCAGGGTTCGGCAAGAGTTCGCTGGCAGTGGAGTTCTGTCAGGGCCTGCCGGATCACTGGCAAAGCCTGTGGCTGGGATTGAGCCCACGGGACAATGATCCGGGGCGATTCCTTGAACGGCTGCTCGAAGGCTTGCAGGACTATTTCCCGCAATTGGGCAGCCAGGCCCTCGGCCTGTTGAAAATGCGGCAGCGTCATCAACCATTTGCCTTCGAAGAGTGGCTGGACGGGCTGCTCGATGAACTGGCCGTGCATCTTTCTGTCAGCACTCCGTTGCTGCTGGTACTCGACGATTACCATTTGGCCCAAGGTCCGGTGCTGGATCGTTGCCTACAATTCTTCCTCAATCACCTGCCCGACGGCCTGCTGGTCATGGTCACCAGCCGGCAGCGTCCCGACTGGCACCTGGCCCGCCTTCGGTTGTCGCGGCAACTGCTCGAACTGCATGAACAAGATCTTCGCCTGACCCACGACGAAGCCCTGAGCCTGCTTGACCGGCACAGCAGCTCGTTGCGTGGCGAGGCGCTGGAAAACCTGATCCAGCGTAGCGAAGGCTGGGTCGCCGGTTTGCGCTTCTGGCTGCTGGCAGCGTCGGAGGCGGGCACTGATGGTGTGCTGGCGCAATCGCTGAACGGCGGGGAAGGGTTGATTCGCGACTATCTGCTGGAAGAAGTCATCGACTGCCTGCCCGCCGAGGTGCAGGCCTTCCTCTACGATACAGCGTCTCAGGAACGTTTTTGCAGCGAGTTGTGCGACGCCGTGCGCGAGGCTCATGACAGTGCGGAGATCCTGCGCTTCCTGCTGGCGCACCAGGTATTTCTGGTGCCGCTGGATGAGCAGGGTCACTGGTATCGCTATCACCATCTCTTTTCCGATTTGCTGCGCACCCGGCCGACCACAAAGGCGATCGTGCCGGCGGCCAGTCTGCACCTGCGCGCCTGTCGCTGGTTCAACGGCCAGGGCTTGCTCGACGAGGCGGTAGAACAAGCATTGCGTGCCGGGCATCTGGACGTTGCCGCCAACCTGGTACAGAACCTCTCTGAAGAACAACTGCTGGCTGAGCAGAACATCGGGATGCTGCTGCGCTGGAAAATGGACCTGCCCGACAGCCTGCTGATCAGCACACCTCGACTGATTGTGTTGTACAGCTGGGCGCTGGGGCTGGCCTGTCAGCTGGACGCCGCCGAAGAGCTGGCCAATCACTTGAGTCGCTTCCTGCCGGCGCCATCGGCCACCGCGCAAAAATCCATGCTCGCCCAATGGCTGGCCCTGAGCGGCATCATCGCTCGCGGACGCGGCCATCGGGAACTGACGCTGCGGTACTGCACCGAGGCGCTGGAAAGCCTGCCGGCCAAGCGTTACGGCCAGCGTCTGATGTGCCTGTCGACCTTGTCCAACCTGGCGATTGCCGATGGCGACTTGTGGCGTGCGCGGGGCTTGAACAGAGACTCCCTGGAACTGGCCCAGCGCGTCGGTAATCCTTTGTTCGAGGCGCTGGCTCACTACGACCGCGCTCGGGTGTTGCAAGCCCGAGGGGAAATTCTACGTTCACTGGATGAGGTCCGTCAGGGGCTGCAACGTTTGCAGGGTTTGTCGCCGCAACGTCTCTATGCGGTACGGGCGCGGCTGATCCTGTACGAAGGATTCTTGCTGTCGATGCGCTTGCAGCCTCAGGCGGCAAGATTGCGGTTGCAAGCCGGATTGTCCGAAGCACGGGCCTGTCGCGATATCAGCGTGCTGATCGGCCACTGTGTGATTGCGAGGATTGAGGGCAGCACTGGCGAGTTTGCCAGAGCCTTCGCCGAACTGGCCGAAGCCGAGCGGCTGATGCACATCTGGGATGTTCCGCCGATCTACTACCTGGCGATGATTACCCTGGTCAAATGCGAACTCTGGCTGGCCCAGGGGCGCATCGATCTGGCCGAAGCCTGGCTGGCGCGGCTGGGCCAGACCTACAACGGCGAACGTCCGGCCGCGCCACCAGAATTTCATCCGCAACTGCCGCTGCACATCGAACTACAGCAGGCGTTGTTGGAGGTGATTCAAGGGCAACCGATGCGGGCGGAGGGGCGTTTGAATACGTTGCTGGAGCATGGCCAGCAAACGGGCCGGCAGATGTTGAGCGTGATGGCGCTGGCGCAGAAAGTGACGTTGTTGCTGGCCGGTGGCCGTGAGCCCGAAGCGCGTAAAGCATTGGCACAGGCGTTGGAGGTTGCGGCCGGTGGTGTGCTGCAACCCTTCGATACACTGCTGGCGGCACACCCGGACTGGTTGCGGGCGCAACTCCAGCAGGGCGTATCGACGCCCGTAGCGCAAAGTCTTTTAGAGCAACTTCCAGCCATTACCCCGCGCCCGATACTGGAGTCGCCTGTCGGAGCTGAACACCTCAGCACGCGAGAACTGGCAGTGCTGCGCTTGATCGCCCAAGGCTGTTCGAATCAGGAAATCAGCGATCAGCTGTTCATTTCGTTGCACACGGTCAAGACCCATGCCAGCCATATCAACAGCAAGCTTGGCGTTGAACGACGGACACAGGCAGTGGCGCGAGCGAAAGAGTTGGGGGTATTGGGCTGA
- a CDS encoding DUF1329 domain-containing protein translates to MKITKSLFHAGVLGLSLLASGVMAAVPAAEADKLGKSLTPMGAEMAGNADGSIPAWKPLAKNAGTVDSRGFLSDPYGSEKPLFTITAQNVEQYKDKLAPGQYAMFKRYPDTFKMPVYPSHRGSTVPDDVFAAIRRNATTTNLVAGGNGLENFETAVPFPIPKSGLEVIWNHITRYRGGSVTRLVTQATPQTNGSFSLVYFQDQFVFRDKMKDYDPKNPGNILFYFKQKVTAPARLAGTVLLVHETLDQVKEPRKAWVYATGQRRVRQAPQVSYDGPGTAADGLRTSDNLDMYNGAPDRYDWKLEGKKEMYIASDSYKIDSPNLKYTDIIKAGHINQDLTRYELRRVWHVVATLKEGQRHIYAKRDFFIDEDTWQAAVIDHYDGRGQLWRVAEAHAEDYYDKQVPWYALEVLYDLQSGRYLALGMKNEEKQAYDFGFSATKSEFQPGNLGQDGIR, encoded by the coding sequence ATGAAAATAACAAAGAGTCTGTTCCACGCCGGTGTTCTGGGGCTTTCGCTGCTGGCCAGTGGTGTCATGGCGGCGGTCCCTGCTGCCGAAGCCGACAAGCTGGGCAAAAGCCTGACGCCGATGGGGGCCGAAATGGCGGGTAACGCCGACGGCTCGATCCCGGCCTGGAAACCACTGGCAAAAAATGCCGGCACAGTCGACAGTCGAGGCTTCCTGTCCGATCCGTACGGCAGCGAAAAGCCGCTGTTCACCATCACGGCACAAAACGTCGAGCAATATAAGGACAAGCTTGCTCCGGGCCAGTACGCAATGTTCAAGCGCTACCCGGACACCTTCAAGATGCCGGTCTACCCGTCCCATCGCGGTTCCACCGTGCCGGATGACGTGTTCGCCGCCATCAGGAGAAATGCCACGACGACCAACCTGGTCGCCGGTGGCAACGGTCTGGAAAACTTCGAAACCGCTGTACCGTTCCCGATTCCGAAAAGCGGTCTGGAAGTCATCTGGAACCACATCACCCGCTATCGCGGTGGCAGCGTGACCCGTCTTGTGACTCAGGCGACACCACAGACGAACGGCTCGTTCAGCCTGGTGTATTTCCAGGACCAGTTCGTGTTCCGCGACAAGATGAAGGACTACGACCCGAAAAATCCGGGCAATATCCTGTTTTACTTCAAACAGAAAGTGACCGCGCCGGCCCGTCTGGCAGGTACTGTGTTGCTGGTGCACGAAACGCTCGACCAAGTGAAGGAGCCACGCAAGGCCTGGGTATACGCCACTGGCCAGCGCCGTGTGCGTCAGGCACCGCAAGTGTCCTATGACGGTCCGGGAACCGCAGCGGATGGCCTGCGTACATCCGACAACCTGGACATGTACAACGGTGCGCCGGATCGCTATGACTGGAAACTCGAAGGCAAGAAAGAGATGTACATTGCCTCCGACAGCTACAAGATCGACTCGCCGAACCTCAAGTACACCGACATCATCAAGGCCGGCCATATCAACCAGGACCTGACTCGTTACGAGTTGCGTCGCGTCTGGCATGTGGTGGCGACTTTGAAGGAAGGCCAGCGTCACATCTACGCCAAGCGTGACTTCTTCATCGACGAAGATACTTGGCAAGCAGCGGTCATCGACCACTACGACGGTCGCGGTCAGTTGTGGCGTGTGGCAGAGGCGCATGCCGAGGACTACTACGACAAGCAAGTGCCGTGGTACGCGTTGGAAGTGCTGTACGACCTGCAATCGGGCCGCTACCTGGCACTGGGCATGAAGAACGAAGAGAAACAGGCCTATGACTTCGGCTTTTCTGCCACCAAAAGTGAATTCCAGCCGGGCAACCTGGGTCAGGATGGCATTCGCTAA